The Thermomicrobiales bacterium sequence CCGGCGATCGGAGAGCCTGGGAGTTGCTGGGCGTGAACGCCGCCTATCTGATCGGGATGCTGCTGCTCTACGCGCTGATCCCGCATGCCACGAAGGACGAGCTGCTCGATATCCCCTGGGAAAACCCGACGCAAGCGCAGCAGAACGCCTACTACAAGATGTTCCTGACCAATCCGCTGATCATTGGCGCGACAATCCTGACGATCGCGTTTCTGGTCGGGCTCTGGTGGGTGCTGATCCACAAGCGACCGGGACAGGCGATCGAAGCAGACCAGGTCGCCGCCGACCACCTCGAGGCCACGCCCAGGGACGGACGAATCTACTACACGCCGGAGGACGGCTTTTCGGTCACTGGCGCCGTGCGCGCACTGTGGGCGGACAAGACCGGACTCTACCTGGCGATCTTCGCCTACCTGGCAGTCTTCGTTCCGCTTTACACCAGTCTCTTCACAAACATGGCGGGGCTGCGCTCGTCCACGATCGATACAGACGGGACGCTGCTCTATTGGTTGGGGCAACACGATGTCCGCCGTGGAGAGCAGCCCTGGTTCTATTTCATCTTGCTCCTTCCCCAATACGACTACATCGTCTGCGTGCTTGGCGCGTTGTTGGTGGCCGTCACGATGATCCGTTCCGGAGCCTCGTTGGTGGGATTCTCCGGCGGGAAGCAACTCTTCTTCCGCCTTTTCATGTCGATCTGGTTTCTTGCCATCTTCGCCGGACTCTCGTTCGGCGGTGAAAAGATGCCCTGGTTGGTGGTGCACATCTCGTTGCCCGGCGTACTGCTTGCCGGAGCGATGGTTGGCGCGCTGATCGATCTGGGGTTGCGGGCGAAGGATCGCAATGTGGAGGAGGCCGCCGGCCAGTGGACCATACTCGGCTTGACCCTCCGGGATTGGGCGCTTACGGCGGGCCTGCTTGTGATCGGCGGGGCGTTCGTCTGGATTGCTGCGCCGTTGACCTACGGTGAGTTCCTCGACGTTCCGGATGACTCGATCACACGCCTTCGCCGGGTGGTAACAGAGTCGGCCGCCGATCATTGGTGGTGGCTGGCGGTGCCGTTCCTGCTCTCGGCAGCGTTGATCGTCGGTTGGGTGGTCTGGAGAGGCATCCAGCGCACCGCGCTCGCGGTGGTCGCCGCGGTCGTGATCGGGCTTTCGCTGCTGCAAGTGCACGCCGGTTGGCACCTGAGCATGCATGACGGCGATGTGCCCCAGGACATGCTGATCTATACCCAGACGTCGCCCGATGTTACCCGGGTCATGGACGAAATCGGCGCGCTGTCCGAGGAACTGACAGGCGGAAAGGGATTGGAAATCTGGTACGACAGCGAAGTCTCCTGGCCGTTCCAGTGGTACTTGCGCAATTACGACAACGCCCGCTTCATCGGAGCGTCGCTCACCCAGGATCCCGGGAATGCGCCGGTTCTTCTGCTGGACGGGAACAGCGGGATGTCGTCGCAGTTCCTCTCCAACTACACCGCGACCGACTATGTCTTGCGCTGGTGGTTCCCGGAGGAAATCTACCGAGGGTTTGCTCTTGCTCCCGAGCTTCCGCCTGGGCGAAGCGCTTGGGAGTCCAGCGATCAGCCACACGGACCGTTCGATGTTCTGAGCTCGATCTTCGACACCATCGAAGGCGAGGAGCAGATCGACAATCAACTGCGACTCTACCGGTTGCTGATGTATCGGGATCTCGACTGGCAGATCGGAACCACCGGGTTCCAACTCTATGTGCGGAACGACCTGATTCCGCTCTTCAATTCGATTCGCTATTCGCAATAGCCTCCCCGCCGAGAAAGGTTTCGCGTGGCCGAAGCAACTGCTGACATCACATACGAACGGGACGCCGGGCGATCGATCGATCTCACCTCGGTCTCCTGGTGGAAGGCGAGCGCTGTTGTCCTGACGCTGGTCAGCTTCGCGTTGCGGATGTTCCACCTGGGCAATGTGCCGCTTTCCTCTGGCGAAGCGAACCGGGCGTTCCAGGCGCTCTCGTTCCTCGATGGTCGCCCGCTGGCGCCGGGAGAGCATCTCACCCGTCTCGAACCTGCCATGCTGCTCGCAAGCTGGCTCGATGTTCCTCTTCGGCGCGACCGATAGCGTGGCTCGGTTTGTAGCAGCGCTGGCAGGAGCCGGCATTGTCTTGCTCGCGCTGGCGCTTTGCCCATTTGTTGGCCGCGCGCAAGCGATGGGCATGGCCGTGCTGGCGACCTTCTCGCCGACCATGCTCTACGCCTCGCGTGTCGCGGAAGCTCCTGTCCTGATCGCGTTTTTCGCGATGCTCTTGCTCGTCAGCCTGCTCTACCATGGGCGAAACCCATCTGGTTGGTGGGCCGCCGGCATCGGGTTGGGGCTGGGTGGCATGTTCGCTTCGGGACCCGCCTCGATTTCGGTGCTCTTGTGCATGGTCGTCGGGTTCGTGGCCGCGTGGTTGGTCGACTCCAAAGGCGAAGGCGCCGCGCGAACCGCTGTCGATGGGCTGCGTTCGGGGATGCATGATCTGTTGATCCTCGGCCTGACCTTCCTTGGAACACTGCTCATCTTCTTTACCCACGGGTTCAGTTCGCTCAGCGCGCTGCAAGGCATTCCGGAAACGATCTCGAGCTGGGGACGCATGGTCGTCACCAGCGAGAGCTCGATTCCGACCCAGTACTTCCTGCTCGTGATCTTGCTCTACGAGATACTGGCGCTGGTTTGCGCTCTCGTTGGATTCGCAGTCGAAGGTAAGGAGGGCCCGGGGCGCTTGAGCTCGCTCTTCCTCGGTTGGTTCGTTGCCTCGCTCGTCCTCTTCAGCTTCTCGTCCGGCCGATCGGCCTCGCAGGCGGTCCTGGTGGTCCTGCCGTTGGTGCTGTGGGGCGGTTATGGCGCGGGCGCATTGCTGGAAGCCGTCGACTGGCGGGAGATTTCCGGCCGCAAGGCGGCGATGCTGGTCCTCACCATCTTTGGATGGTTGCTGGCGGTGCTGGCCTTGATCGCCGCGCTCGGCCGGATCGGGAGCAGCAGCGACTCGACGCGCGCCAGTCGAAGCGCTCATGATCGCTGCCATTGCGGTCGCGCCGTTGACATATCTCGTCTTCATCCAGTTACCCCGCGCGGACAAGGACACCGGAACGCGTTCACGGCGGGCATGGCGCACGCCGCTCCTGGCGCTGGCTGGCGCTGTCATCCTGCTCTTGGCGTGCTACACCATTCGCTCGACCGTCATGCTGAACTACTACCGGGCGGATGGAAGCTCGGAACTGCTGGCGGAGCGAACTTCGACACAGGCAGTGGCCGCATTCGCGAACAGGATGACGAATCTTTCGCGTGATCTGGCGGTGACCGGCGGTTCGCCGGAGGATCCCACCAGCGGGCATTCGCTCACGATCGATATCGAACAGAGCGTGAAGAATCCCTTCCGCTGGTACTTCCGCGACTTCCCGCACGTCACCATCGTTCCCAATGGTTCAGCCGGTCAGACCGGCGCCGATCTCGTCATTGTTCAAGACCAGGCAGCAATCGATCAGGCGCTCTACACGCCGCAAGCGATTCCCTATCGCAACCGCGTCCCGCCGCAGTATTCGACGCCGTCGATCGGCAACGTACTCAAGGGGATCTTCCTTCCCAGTCACTGGGAAGATGGCGTGCGATATCTGCTCTTCCGCGAGGGGATTACGCTCCCCGATCCGGAATCGGCGGTCGCCGGCTATGGACCGCGCATTTCCAATCAGCTGTCTCCGAGTTCTGGACCGTATAGCCTGAGCGACCGGCCTGGACCGGGAGCGGGACGCGGCCAGTTCGACGATCCGCGCGGAATTGCCGCCGATATCACCACTGGCAACACCTATGTCGTCGACATGGGCAATGATCGTGTCGAGAGCTTCAGCATCGACGGCTCGTTTGCCGGCAGCTGGGGCGGTCTGGACAGTTCGGTCAATTTCGGAACCACGGAGGACGGTCTCGGCCCCACTGGCATTGCGGTCGGATACGACGGGTTGATCTATGTCGCCGATACGTGGAACCATCGCGTGGTCGTGCTCAACAGCAATGGCGACGCTGTCCGCGAGTTTGGATCGTTCGGAGACACGGCCGATTCGCCCGACGCCCTGCTCGATCCGGGTCTCTTCTTCGGTCCACGCTCGATTGCGGTGACCGGCGATGAGATCTTCGTAGTGGATACCGGCAACGAGCGCGTGCAGGTCTTCTCGCCGGACGGCACCTTCCTGCGCTCGTGGGGCGGTGCTGGCAATGCACCCAATCAGTTCGTCGAACCGGTTGGCATCGTCATTGGGCCAGATGGACGGGTGTACGTGGCCGACTCTGGCAATGGCCGCATCAGCGTCTTCCAGCGGGATGGCACCCCGATCGAGCAATGGCCCGTCGATGCCTGGCAGGGACAGGCGTACTTCGAGCCTTACCTGGCCTTCGACAACAACGGTCTGCTCTACGCGACCTCGTCAGCCACGGGCACGGTCGAGGTCTTCGATATCGAAGGCAACCACCTTGCCAGCCTGGACGGCACCGGATTGGAGCAGTTCCAGCGCCCGATTGGCATCACACAGGGCGCCAACGGGCAGATGATGGTGACCGACGCCAGCGCGAACGCGGTTCTGCAGTTCGCGCCGATTGCCCCGCCGGCCATCGAAGACGTGCCCGCGGCCACTCCCGAGGCATCACCAATCGCATCGCCGGTAGCAGAGGGTTCGCCCTCCGTCGCGGAGCCGACGCCGACCGCTGTCGGGTAGACGGAACGAACCACCTCTCAGAATCGACGAGCCCGCGCGCGATCGCGTCCGGGCTCAATTCGTCATGCGTAATGCAGGAAGGGCGTCACGACTCTGGCTCCGGAGTGCCTTCCGGTGAAAGAATCCACTCCTCGAATTCCACGGTGAGGCGTTCTTCGTACTCCGCCCAGTAGCTCCAGTTCTCGACGAACTGCAACGGTTTGTTGCCGGGAGCGCTCGGCAGGATGGCGAGCCGATCGTTGCGGATCAGCGGGAAGGAATCGATATTGACCGGCCCGTATGGCACCAGTAACGAGAAGTTCGCTTGCGGAATGGCGCGCGTCGCGTAGTTGATGAAGTCGAAGGCGACGTCGGGGTTGGGCGCGCCGCGTGGCACGATCCATGCGTCTGCCGAAAGCATCCCCTGGTACCAATTGATGCGCACGACATCGGTCAGATCGAGCTGAGGAATGCGCACGTTCCAACAACTGGCCGCTCCAACCGCATCCGCCGCCACGAGTTCGGCCGGCTCCTTGCTTTCCTGCCACCACACCAAAACGTTATCGCGGATCTTGTCCAGCGACGCGAAGGCGCGGTCGGTGTCCAGCGGATAGAGTTCCTCGATCGGCACACCATCGGCCAGGAGCGCGAACTCCAATGTGCCGATGGGGTAGCGCCGCAGGCACCGCAGTTCGGATAGTGGCAAGTCTTCCCCTTCGGTCGCTGCGGTGACATCCCAGAATCCCGCCCAGTCCTGAGGGATATCCGTCGAATCGAAGGAGTAGATCATCGTCGTCGAAAAATACGCGACGCCGACGCCGTACTCGAGCGCAATGTCAGGATAGAGCGGGGTGCGGTCGACCACATCGTAGTTCATGGGTTCGATGACACTGTCACGCGCAAGTCGAACCATCTGCTCCATGGGTACGGTCATGACGTCCCAGATGACATCTTCCGATTCGACCTGATCGCGCAGCGCGCCGATATCGGCAACCTTCTCTTCGATCGAGGCGCCAGTTGCAGCGGCGAATGGCTTGAAGAATGCCTCGTTCTGGGCGTTCTGGTAATCACCGCCCCAGGCGGCAATGTTAAGTGTGCGGCCCTGCCAGCGAGTAGGATCGGCGTATCCGGGAACGGGCGAGGCAACGGGCGGTTGGGTGGGCGTCGGGGAAAGCTCGGCTGTTGGAGTCGGCTCAGGGGTATTGGTCGGCGCTCCTGGCGATTCCGAATCATCCAGGGTGCAGCCGGCAAGCCCGGTGACGATCCCCGCAGCTCCGAGTGACATAACCGAACGTCGGGAAAGCCTCACGAATCGACCGCCATCTCCACAAACGGCAGATGCAACAATGCATCCGGATCCATAGACGGACACATCGGTCCGCGTTCCGAGCGATCATAGCGGATCGTGGGGTGGAAAGTATCCCTGATTCGCGTGAAATCTGGAGCTGGCAAAATGCCGCCGGAGAGCATTTTGGCCGATCAGGCCTGATTGAACGAAAAGGTGCGACTCAACGATGCGAGTGTTACTGGCGGGAATCGTCCACGAAACCAATACCTTCGCCGACAAGCCGACGGATCTCGACGAGTTCGAAGCGAACGGATTGTTTCGCGGTGACGAATTGCTCGGTCTGGCAGGGACGAACACGGTCATCGGCGGGGCGGTAGCGGCTGCAAAGGAACTGGGTATCGAGTTGATCCCGGTCATAGCGACGAGCGCGATTCCGGGTGGCCTGGTGACCGATCGTGTGTTCGAGCTCGTGGTCGGCGCCATCGAGGAGTCGATGAGCACGAGCAGACCCGATGCCATTGTGCTCGATCTGCACGGCGCCATGGTGACGGAATCGTTCGACGATGGCGACGGCGCAGTTCTGGAGCGGGTGCGGCGTGCAGCCGGTCCCGACATGCCGATCTTCGCCACGCTCGATCTGCACGCAAATGTCGGTCCGCAGATGCTGAGCAACCCTACGGCGCTGATTCCATTCGATACGTATCCGCATATCGACAACGCCGAGCGCGGCAAGGAGGCGATGCAGCTCGCAGCGCGCACGGCTGCCGGCGAGATCGCCCCGATAATGGCATCGCGTAAGCTGCCCGTGCTTCCCGATGGTCCGCGCCAGTTCTCGGGAGTCGAGCCGACCAGATCGATCATGGCGCTGGCGCACGACATCGAGACACGACCTGGAGTGCTGACTGCTGGCGTCTGTTTCGCATTTCCATGGGCCGATTGTCCGTTTCCAGGCATGACAGTGACCGTGGTAACCGACGGTGACGTGACGCTCGCGGATGCGTATGCC is a genomic window containing:
- a CDS encoding TIGR03663 family protein, which produces MSNDRSNGDLHEAPVLVSATNEGDEVGEEHSLQPVPRRRRGSAVAEPVAETLAVEAVAAPQVTSLPVFAKSAPAKRRMLPSSVSWETVAYLLMIALAIGTRFWNLGEKALHHDESLHAYYSWVYYVGDGYRHDPLMHGPFLFHFGALIYLLFGDTDATARYGAAFFGVLLVAMPWLLRSPRFLGKYGALAASFFMLISPSILYQSRYIRHDIYTLGGTLLLFICIFRYLDRPSRVWLITGSATLAFLFTNHEIVFAIVAIFYGFLYVALMIEQFTGFRRTGDRRAWELLGVNAAYLIGMLLLYALIPHATKDELLDIPWENPTQAQQNAYYKMFLTNPLIIGATILTIAFLVGLWWVLIHKRPGQAIEADQVAADHLEATPRDGRIYYTPEDGFSVTGAVRALWADKTGLYLAIFAYLAVFVPLYTSLFTNMAGLRSSTIDTDGTLLYWLGQHDVRRGEQPWFYFILLLPQYDYIVCVLGALLVAVTMIRSGASLVGFSGGKQLFFRLFMSIWFLAIFAGLSFGGEKMPWLVVHISLPGVLLAGAMVGALIDLGLRAKDRNVEEAAGQWTILGLTLRDWALTAGLLVIGGAFVWIAAPLTYGEFLDVPDDSITRLRRVVTESAADHWWWLAVPFLLSAALIVGWVVWRGIQRTALAVVAAVVIGLSLLQVHAGWHLSMHDGDVPQDMLIYTQTSPDVTRVMDEIGALSEELTGGKGLEIWYDSEVSWPFQWYLRNYDNARFIGASLTQDPGNAPVLLLDGNSGMSSQFLSNYTATDYVLRWWFPEEIYRGFALAPELPPGRSAWESSDQPHGPFDVLSSIFDTIEGEEQIDNQLRLYRLLMYRDLDWQIGTTGFQLYVRNDLIPLFNSIRYSQ
- a CDS encoding NHL repeat-containing protein yields the protein MTNLSRDLAVTGGSPEDPTSGHSLTIDIEQSVKNPFRWYFRDFPHVTIVPNGSAGQTGADLVIVQDQAAIDQALYTPQAIPYRNRVPPQYSTPSIGNVLKGIFLPSHWEDGVRYLLFREGITLPDPESAVAGYGPRISNQLSPSSGPYSLSDRPGPGAGRGQFDDPRGIAADITTGNTYVVDMGNDRVESFSIDGSFAGSWGGLDSSVNFGTTEDGLGPTGIAVGYDGLIYVADTWNHRVVVLNSNGDAVREFGSFGDTADSPDALLDPGLFFGPRSIAVTGDEIFVVDTGNERVQVFSPDGTFLRSWGGAGNAPNQFVEPVGIVIGPDGRVYVADSGNGRISVFQRDGTPIEQWPVDAWQGQAYFEPYLAFDNNGLLYATSSATGTVEVFDIEGNHLASLDGTGLEQFQRPIGITQGANGQMMVTDASANAVLQFAPIAPPAIEDVPAATPEASPIASPVAEGSPSVAEPTPTAVG
- a CDS encoding M81 family metallopeptidase, which gives rise to MRVLLAGIVHETNTFADKPTDLDEFEANGLFRGDELLGLAGTNTVIGGAVAAAKELGIELIPVIATSAIPGGLVTDRVFELVVGAIEESMSTSRPDAIVLDLHGAMVTESFDDGDGAVLERVRRAAGPDMPIFATLDLHANVGPQMLSNPTALIPFDTYPHIDNAERGKEAMQLAARTAAGEIAPIMASRKLPVLPDGPRQFSGVEPTRSIMALAHDIETRPGVLTAGVCFAFPWADCPFPGMTVTVVTDGDVTLADAYAQEIADYIWSRHKEFKTELWTVEEAIHEAMSTELGPVVLADLGDNPGGGTAADGTSLLWGLMDLGAEGAVVSTIRDPAVVALAFEAGEGATIETMLGGKTDERHGYPIPIVATVDRLSNGDFVYDGPMEAGVHDTLGRTAVLRVQGRYGHTVTVIVCERRVQSLDTAILRSQGIEPADCKIIALKSAVHFRGAFMPIASRILEVDTPGLTSLDYTRFPYQRLTRPIWPMDEI
- a CDS encoding extracellular solute-binding protein yields the protein MSLGAAGIVTGLAGCTLDDSESPGAPTNTPEPTPTAELSPTPTQPPVASPVPGYADPTRWQGRTLNIAAWGGDYQNAQNEAFFKPFAAATGASIEEKVADIGALRDQVESEDVIWDVMTVPMEQMVRLARDSVIEPMNYDVVDRTPLYPDIALEYGVGVAYFSTTMIYSFDSTDIPQDWAGFWDVTAATEGEDLPLSELRCLRRYPIGTLEFALLADGVPIEELYPLDTDRAFASLDKIRDNVLVWWQESKEPAELVAADAVGAASCWNVRIPQLDLTDVVRINWYQGMLSADAWIVPRGAPNPDVAFDFINYATRAIPQANFSLLVPYGPVNIDSFPLIRNDRLAILPSAPGNKPLQFVENWSYWAEYEERLTVEFEEWILSPEGTPEPES